A genomic stretch from Carbonactinospora thermoautotrophica includes:
- a CDS encoding NADP-dependent isocitrate dehydrogenase, producing MAKIKVQNPVVELDGDEMTRIIWKFIKDQLILPYLDIDLKYYDLSIQNRDATDDQVTVEAANAIKKYGVGVKCATITPDEARVEEFGLKKMWKSPNGTIRNILGGVVFREPIIISNIPRLVPGWTKPIIIGRHAHGDQYKATDFVVPGPGKVTITYTPADGGEPMEFEVAEFKGGGVALGMYNFDDSIRDFARACFNYGLERGYPVYLSTKNTILKAYDGRFKDLFAEVFETEFKDQFEKAGITYEHRLIDDMVAQALKWEGGFVWACKNYDGDVQSDTVAQGFGSLGLMTSVLMTPDGKTVEAEAAHGTVTRHYRLHQQGKPTSTNPIASIFAWTRGLQHRGKLDNTPEVVDFAKKLEQVCVETVESGKMTKDLALLVGGDTPWLTTQEFLAALDENLQKKMSA from the coding sequence ATGGCGAAGATCAAGGTCCAGAACCCCGTCGTCGAGCTCGACGGCGACGAGATGACCCGGATCATCTGGAAGTTCATCAAGGACCAGCTGATCCTGCCGTACCTGGACATCGACCTGAAGTACTACGACCTGTCGATCCAGAATCGCGACGCCACCGACGACCAGGTCACCGTCGAAGCGGCGAACGCGATCAAGAAGTACGGCGTCGGGGTCAAGTGCGCGACGATCACGCCGGACGAGGCCCGGGTCGAGGAGTTCGGCCTCAAGAAGATGTGGAAGTCGCCGAACGGCACCATCCGCAACATCCTCGGCGGCGTGGTCTTCCGCGAGCCGATCATCATCAGCAACATCCCGCGGCTGGTGCCCGGCTGGACCAAGCCGATCATCATCGGCCGTCACGCCCACGGCGACCAGTACAAGGCCACCGACTTCGTGGTGCCCGGCCCGGGCAAGGTGACGATCACCTACACCCCGGCCGACGGTGGTGAGCCGATGGAGTTCGAGGTCGCCGAGTTCAAGGGCGGCGGCGTCGCGCTCGGCATGTACAACTTCGACGACTCGATCCGGGACTTCGCCCGCGCCTGCTTCAACTACGGGCTGGAGCGCGGCTACCCGGTCTACCTGTCGACGAAGAACACGATCCTCAAGGCCTACGACGGCCGGTTCAAGGACCTGTTCGCCGAGGTCTTCGAGACCGAGTTCAAGGACCAGTTCGAGAAGGCCGGCATCACCTACGAGCACCGGCTGATCGACGACATGGTCGCCCAGGCCCTGAAGTGGGAGGGCGGCTTCGTGTGGGCCTGCAAGAACTACGACGGCGACGTGCAGTCCGACACCGTGGCGCAGGGCTTCGGCTCGCTCGGCCTGATGACCAGCGTCTTGATGACCCCGGACGGCAAGACCGTGGAGGCGGAGGCCGCGCACGGCACGGTGACCCGGCACTACCGCCTGCACCAGCAGGGCAAGCCGACCTCCACCAACCCGATCGCGTCGATCTTCGCCTGGACCCGGGGCCTGCAGCACCGCGGCAAGCTGGACAACACGCCCGAGGTGGTGGACTTCGCCAAGAAGCTCGAGCAGGTCTGCGTCGAAACCGTCGAGAGCGGCAAGATGACCAAGGACCTGGCGCTCCTGGTCGGCGGCGACACCCCCTGGCTGACCACCCAGGAGTTCCTGGCCGCGCTCGACGAGAACCTCCAGAAGAAGATGTCCGCCTGA
- a CDS encoding DUF3017 domain-containing protein has translation MPEWPILVVLTGVLVGLIVVGAHHFRRGTMIISLSVLLAAGLRAFLSPKEAGVLAVRSRVVDVITLAALGLILVTLTVVIPPPN, from the coding sequence TTGCCGGAGTGGCCCATCCTGGTCGTGCTCACCGGCGTCCTGGTTGGCCTGATCGTCGTGGGGGCGCACCACTTCCGGCGCGGCACCATGATCATCAGCCTGTCGGTGCTGCTGGCCGCCGGCCTGCGCGCGTTCCTGTCCCCGAAGGAGGCCGGCGTCCTGGCCGTCCGCAGCCGCGTGGTCGACGTGATCACGCTGGCCGCGCTCGGCCTCATCCTCGTCACCCTGACCGTGGTGATCCCGCCGCCGAACTGA